One Agrobacterium vaccinii DNA window includes the following coding sequences:
- a CDS encoding amino acid ABC transporter permease — protein sequence MAGKALHPESSSKSATSIIYDPQARSIFYQVVTVILLVLFVWMIASNTVHNLQRANISSGFGFLNGRAGFDIGQSLIAYSNDSTFGRALVVGILNTLQVAFLGIITASIIGFIVGIARLSNNWLISKLAQAYVEIFRNIPPLLVIFFWYKGVITILPQARDSLQLPLGTVLNNRGFFYPKQVWGEGSWLIPVAFLVGVVITYFVYRWAKARQMKTGQPFRTGIVGTAIIIGLPVLAFLAMGAPLTFDYPVAGRFNLSGGSVIAPEFLSLYLSLSFYTASFIAEIVRGGIKAVAKGQTEAASALGLRGNNITRLIVVPQAMRIIIPPLTSQYLNLTKNSSLAVAVGFSDLVAVGGTILNQTGQAVEVVAIWLVVYLSLSLTTALIMNWFNAKMALVER from the coding sequence ATGGCAGGCAAAGCGCTCCACCCGGAGTCCAGCTCAAAAAGCGCGACATCCATTATTTACGACCCGCAGGCGCGGTCGATTTTTTATCAAGTCGTTACAGTCATTCTTCTCGTGCTGTTCGTTTGGATGATTGCATCCAACACCGTTCACAATCTCCAGCGCGCCAATATTTCGTCCGGCTTCGGCTTTCTCAATGGCAGAGCGGGCTTCGATATTGGCCAGTCGCTGATTGCCTACAGCAACGACAGCACCTTCGGTCGGGCATTGGTCGTCGGTATTCTGAACACGCTTCAGGTGGCGTTTCTCGGCATCATAACCGCGTCCATCATCGGCTTTATCGTCGGTATTGCGCGGCTGTCCAACAACTGGTTGATTTCCAAGCTGGCGCAGGCCTATGTCGAAATCTTCCGCAACATCCCGCCGTTGCTGGTTATTTTCTTCTGGTACAAAGGTGTCATCACCATCCTGCCGCAGGCGCGCGATTCGCTTCAGCTGCCTCTCGGCACCGTTCTCAACAACCGCGGCTTCTTCTATCCGAAGCAGGTCTGGGGTGAGGGCTCCTGGCTCATTCCGGTGGCCTTTCTCGTCGGCGTCGTCATCACCTATTTCGTCTACCGCTGGGCCAAGGCCCGCCAGATGAAGACGGGTCAACCATTCCGCACCGGCATCGTCGGCACCGCCATCATCATCGGCCTGCCGGTTCTGGCGTTTCTGGCGATGGGCGCACCGCTGACCTTCGATTATCCGGTTGCCGGACGCTTCAACCTCAGCGGCGGATCGGTCATTGCGCCTGAATTCCTGTCGCTCTATCTGTCGCTGTCCTTCTACACCGCGTCCTTCATCGCCGAAATCGTTCGCGGTGGTATCAAGGCCGTTGCGAAGGGCCAGACGGAAGCTGCAAGTGCACTCGGTCTGCGTGGCAATAACATCACGCGGCTCATCGTCGTGCCGCAGGCCATGCGCATCATCATCCCGCCGCTGACGAGCCAGTATCTCAACCTGACCAAGAACTCCTCGCTGGCGGTCGCCGTCGGCTTCTCGGATCTCGTGGCTGTTGGCGGTACCATCCTCAACCAGACAGGGCAGGCCGTCGAGGTCGTGGCCATCTGGCTTGTGGTCTACCTTTCATTGTCGCTGACAACCGCGCTGATCATGAACTGGTTCAACGCGAAAATGGCGCTGGTGGAGAGATAA
- the xth gene encoding exodeoxyribonuclease III — MKIATWNINGVKARIENLCQWLKDSSPDIACLQEIKSVDENFPRQDIEDLGYHVETHGQKGFNGVALLSKIRPDEVNRGLPGDDADEQARFIEGVFSVEGGVIRVCSLYLPNGNPPDDPVKYPYKLAWMERLRRFAENRLLLEEPLILAGDYNVIPEPFDCYDPRAWEGDALFLPQTRAAFRRLENLGLTEATRATTDAAGLYTFWDYQAGAWPKNNGIRIDHLLLSSQAADRLQSVSIEKHVRAWEKPSDHVPVCGYFDYNAVG; from the coding sequence ATGAAGATTGCCACCTGGAACATCAACGGCGTCAAGGCGCGCATCGAAAACCTGTGCCAGTGGCTGAAAGATTCGAGCCCGGACATCGCCTGCCTCCAGGAAATCAAATCCGTCGATGAGAACTTTCCCCGCCAGGACATAGAAGACCTCGGCTACCATGTGGAAACACATGGTCAAAAAGGCTTCAACGGCGTTGCCCTACTGTCGAAGATCAGACCCGACGAAGTCAATCGCGGTCTGCCGGGAGATGATGCCGACGAGCAGGCCCGCTTCATCGAAGGCGTATTTTCTGTCGAAGGCGGCGTCATCCGCGTCTGTTCGCTCTACCTTCCCAACGGCAACCCGCCCGACGATCCGGTCAAATACCCCTACAAGCTGGCATGGATGGAACGCCTGCGCCGCTTTGCCGAGAACCGCCTTCTGCTCGAAGAGCCATTGATTCTCGCTGGTGATTACAACGTCATTCCAGAGCCGTTCGATTGCTACGATCCGCGCGCTTGGGAAGGCGACGCGCTCTTCCTCCCGCAGACCCGCGCAGCGTTCCGCCGACTGGAAAATCTCGGCCTGACCGAAGCGACACGCGCCACGACCGATGCCGCAGGTCTCTACACCTTCTGGGATTATCAGGCGGGCGCCTGGCCCAAGAACAACGGCATCCGCATCGACCACCTCCTGCTATCATCGCAAGCCGCCGACCGCCTCCAGTCCGTCTCCATCGAAAAGCACGTCCGCGCCTGGGAAAAACCATCCGACCACGTGCCGGTATGTGGGTACTTTGATTATAATGCGGTTGGGTGA
- the argS gene encoding arginine--tRNA ligase, translated as MNLFADFDTRIKNALETIDLVKAHRDTVDFGRITVESPRDPSHGDVATNAAMVLAKPLGTNPRAFAELIVPALEQDEDVDSVNVAGPGFINIRVSVAYWQRLLAGMIEAGADYGRSTVGAGKTINVEYVSANPTGPMHVGHCRGAVVGDTLANVLAFAGYGVTKEYYINDAGSQIDVLARSVFLRYREALGEDVGAIPPGLYPGDYLVPLGKTLADEFGIKLRAMPEEQWLPIVKDKAIDAMMVMIREDLAALNVKHDVFYSERTLHAGHGGPIQSAINDLTFKGHVYKGTLPPPKGELPDDWEDREQTLFRSTEVGDDMDRALIKSDGSYTYFAADVAYFKDKYDRGFGEMIYVLGADHGGYVKRLEAVARAVSEGKSKLTVLLCQLVKLFRDGEPVKMSKRSGDFVTLRDVVDEVGRDPVRFMMLYRKNSEPLDFDFAKVTEQSKDNPVFYVQYAHARCKSVFRQANEAFPDLDVSQSTMQSSAALISDVNELQLIAKLAEYPRLIESAALNHEPHRLAFYLYDLASSFHGHWNKGKDQPELRFVNDKNRELSVARLGLVNAVANVLKSGLSLLGADAPDEMR; from the coding sequence ATGAACCTTTTTGCCGATTTCGACACCAGAATCAAAAACGCGCTTGAGACGATCGACCTCGTCAAAGCCCATCGCGATACTGTGGATTTCGGCCGCATCACCGTGGAGTCTCCGCGCGACCCGAGCCATGGCGATGTCGCAACCAATGCCGCGATGGTGCTGGCCAAGCCGCTGGGCACCAACCCGCGTGCGTTTGCCGAACTCATCGTTCCGGCACTGGAGCAGGATGAGGACGTTGACAGCGTCAATGTCGCCGGTCCCGGTTTCATCAATATTCGCGTGTCCGTGGCCTACTGGCAGCGCCTGCTGGCTGGTATGATCGAAGCGGGTGCCGACTATGGCCGCTCGACTGTGGGTGCGGGCAAGACGATCAACGTCGAATATGTCTCCGCCAACCCGACCGGCCCCATGCATGTCGGCCATTGCCGTGGCGCCGTGGTGGGCGATACGTTGGCGAATGTACTGGCCTTTGCCGGCTACGGCGTGACCAAGGAATATTACATCAACGATGCGGGCTCGCAGATCGATGTGCTGGCGCGCTCCGTTTTCCTGCGTTACCGCGAAGCGCTGGGCGAAGATGTCGGCGCCATTCCGCCGGGTCTCTATCCTGGTGATTATCTGGTGCCACTGGGCAAGACGCTGGCTGATGAATTCGGCATCAAGCTGCGGGCCATGCCGGAAGAGCAGTGGCTGCCGATCGTCAAGGACAAGGCCATCGACGCGATGATGGTGATGATTCGCGAAGATCTGGCGGCGCTCAACGTGAAGCACGATGTGTTCTATTCCGAGCGTACGCTGCATGCGGGTCATGGCGGCCCCATCCAGTCCGCGATCAACGATCTGACCTTCAAGGGCCATGTCTACAAGGGCACCCTGCCGCCACCGAAGGGTGAACTGCCGGATGATTGGGAAGACCGCGAGCAAACGCTGTTCCGCTCCACCGAAGTCGGTGACGACATGGACCGGGCGCTGATCAAGTCCGACGGTTCCTATACATACTTTGCCGCTGACGTTGCCTACTTCAAGGACAAGTATGATCGCGGGTTCGGCGAGATGATCTATGTTCTGGGTGCTGACCACGGCGGCTACGTGAAGCGTCTGGAGGCGGTTGCACGCGCTGTGTCCGAAGGAAAGTCGAAACTGACCGTTCTTTTGTGCCAGCTGGTCAAACTTTTTCGTGATGGCGAGCCTGTTAAAATGTCGAAACGCTCCGGCGATTTCGTCACTTTGCGGGATGTTGTGGATGAAGTCGGGCGCGACCCGGTGCGATTCATGATGCTCTATCGGAAGAATTCAGAGCCTCTGGACTTCGATTTTGCCAAAGTAACTGAGCAGTCCAAGGACAATCCGGTATTTTATGTGCAGTATGCACATGCCCGCTGCAAGTCTGTTTTCCGGCAGGCGAACGAGGCATTTCCAGACCTCGACGTGTCGCAGTCAACGATGCAGTCGAGTGCCGCTTTGATCAGCGATGTCAATGAGTTGCAGCTGATTGCTAAACTGGCCGAATACCCGCGCCTGATCGAATCTGCGGCGCTCAACCATGAGCCGCATCGCCTGGCATTTTACCTGTATGATCTGGCCAGTTCCTTCCATGGACATTGGAATAAAGGTAAAGATCAGCCAGAATTACGTTTTGTTAACGATAAAAACCGAGAATTAAGCGTTGCCAGACTTGGGCTGGTGAATGCTGTCGCAAACGTACTGAAATCTGGACTGTCGCTTTTAGGAGCGGACGCGCCTGACGAAATGCGATAA
- the erpA gene encoding iron-sulfur cluster insertion protein ErpA, which translates to MTTAITLSESAAKRIAQIVSAEAGKQTLRVSVEGGGCSGFSYKFDLDGAPTDDDLVISRDDAKVLIDSMSVVYMEGSEIDFVDNLLGQSFQIKNPNAVASCGCGTSFSV; encoded by the coding sequence ATGACCACAGCCATTACACTTTCCGAATCCGCAGCAAAACGAATCGCTCAGATCGTCTCCGCCGAAGCTGGCAAACAGACCCTGCGCGTCTCCGTAGAGGGCGGCGGCTGCTCCGGCTTTTCCTACAAGTTCGACCTCGACGGCGCACCGACGGACGACGACCTCGTCATTTCCAGAGACGATGCCAAGGTGCTGATCGACAGCATGTCGGTGGTCTATATGGAAGGCTCGGAGATCGACTTCGTCGACAATCTGCTCGGCCAGTCCTTCCAGATCAAGAACCCCAACGCAGTCGCCAGCTGCGGCTGCGGCACCAGCTTCTCGGTCTGA
- a CDS encoding amino acid ABC transporter ATP-binding protein, whose translation MAETQVKKLDVSATDVAIEITGMNKWYGDFHVLRDINLKVMKGERIVVAGPSGSGKSTMIRCINRLEEHQSGKIEVDGIELTNDLKKIDEVRREVGMVFQHFNLFPHLTILENCTLAPIWVRKTPKKEAEEIAMHYLKRVKIPEQANKYPGQLSGGQQQRVAIARSLCMKPKIMLFDEPTSALDPEMVKEVLDTMVGLAEDGMTMICVTHEMGFARQVANRVIFMDQGQIVEQNSPAEFFDNPQHERTRLFLSQILH comes from the coding sequence ATGGCAGAAACCCAAGTCAAAAAGCTGGATGTCTCGGCGACCGACGTCGCAATCGAAATCACCGGCATGAACAAGTGGTACGGTGATTTTCACGTGCTGCGCGACATCAACCTCAAGGTCATGAAGGGCGAGCGCATCGTCGTGGCCGGTCCTTCGGGATCGGGCAAGTCCACCATGATCCGTTGCATCAACCGTCTGGAAGAGCACCAGTCAGGCAAGATCGAGGTGGATGGTATCGAACTGACCAACGACCTGAAGAAGATCGATGAAGTGCGCCGCGAAGTCGGCATGGTATTTCAGCACTTCAACCTCTTCCCGCACCTGACCATTCTGGAAAACTGCACGCTGGCACCGATCTGGGTTCGCAAGACACCCAAGAAGGAAGCCGAAGAGATCGCGATGCACTACCTCAAGCGCGTCAAGATTCCCGAGCAGGCCAACAAATATCCGGGCCAGCTTTCCGGTGGTCAGCAGCAGCGCGTGGCGATTGCCCGCTCGCTGTGCATGAAGCCGAAGATCATGCTGTTCGATGAGCCGACCTCGGCGCTCGACCCCGAAATGGTCAAGGAAGTTCTCGACACCATGGTGGGTCTTGCCGAAGACGGCATGACCATGATCTGCGTCACTCACGAAATGGGCTTCGCCCGCCAGGTCGCCAACCGCGTCATCTTCATGGACCAGGGACAGATCGTCGAACAGAACTCGCCAGCCGAATTCTTCGACAACCCGCAGCACGAGCGCACGCGCCTGTTCCTGAGCCAAATCCTGCACTAG
- a CDS encoding deoxyguanosinetriphosphate triphosphohydrolase: protein MIIDQRALGFGSGERAVYATDPWTTRGRLFPEASSLTRSDFQRDRDRIVHTTAFRRLKHKTQVFISPDGDHYRTRLTHTVEVAQIARALARALKLDEDLAEGVALVHDFGHTPFGHTGEDALDAMLAPYGGFDHNAQSLRIVTKLERRYAEYDGINLTWETLEGLVKHNGPLLDKDRQGTHGPVPLPILEYCQLQDLEIGTFASLEAQVAAIADDIAYNTHDIDDGLRAGYLTFDMLEEVPFLSGLMAEVRAKYPKLDDDRFAHEIMRRQITRMVEDVIGVAQHNLAKLKPTSAADIRHADITVAAFSPEMAQTDKQIKKLLFAHIYRHADIMRIRAGATQIVTDLFHRYMETPAEMQSHYWVDSIPGMSVPAKARHVGDYLAGMTDSYALKAHQRLFDHTPDLR from the coding sequence ATGATAATCGATCAGCGTGCACTGGGTTTCGGAAGCGGAGAGAGGGCGGTCTATGCCACCGATCCATGGACGACGCGTGGCCGTCTGTTTCCAGAAGCCTCCAGCCTGACGCGATCCGATTTTCAGCGAGACCGGGACCGCATCGTTCACACCACCGCCTTCCGTCGCCTGAAACACAAGACGCAGGTGTTCATCAGCCCTGATGGCGACCACTACCGCACCCGGCTGACCCACACTGTCGAGGTGGCGCAGATTGCCCGTGCGCTGGCACGCGCGTTGAAGCTGGATGAGGATCTGGCGGAAGGCGTGGCGCTGGTTCACGATTTTGGCCACACGCCTTTCGGTCACACCGGCGAGGATGCGCTGGATGCGATGCTGGCACCCTATGGCGGCTTCGATCATAACGCCCAGTCTCTACGTATCGTCACCAAGCTGGAACGGCGCTACGCCGAATATGACGGCATCAACCTGACATGGGAGACGCTTGAGGGCCTCGTCAAGCACAACGGGCCGCTGCTCGACAAAGACCGGCAGGGCACCCACGGCCCCGTGCCGCTCCCCATTCTGGAATATTGCCAGCTACAGGACCTCGAAATCGGCACCTTTGCCAGCCTCGAAGCGCAGGTCGCGGCGATTGCCGATGATATCGCCTATAACACGCATGACATCGATGATGGTCTGCGCGCGGGCTATCTGACGTTCGATATGCTTGAGGAAGTGCCGTTTCTAAGTGGCCTGATGGCGGAAGTGCGGGCGAAATATCCCAAGCTGGACGACGACCGTTTTGCCCATGAAATCATGCGTCGGCAGATCACCCGCATGGTGGAGGATGTTATCGGCGTCGCGCAGCACAATCTGGCCAAGCTGAAGCCGACATCGGCTGCCGACATTCGCCATGCCGACATCACGGTCGCCGCCTTCTCGCCGGAGATGGCGCAGACGGACAAGCAGATCAAGAAGTTGCTGTTTGCGCACATTTATCGTCATGCCGATATCATGCGTATCAGAGCCGGTGCGACGCAGATTGTGACCGACCTTTTTCACCGTTACATGGAAACCCCCGCCGAAATGCAAAGCCACTACTGGGTGGACAGCATTCCGGGCATGAGCGTACCCGCAAAAGCCCGGCACGTCGGGGATTATTTGGCCGGTATGACCGACAGTTATGCACTGAAAGCCCACCAGCGGCTGTTTGACCACACTCCCGATTTACGATAG
- a CDS encoding SPOR domain-containing protein, whose amino-acid sequence MVEKNVAYNRDNRAEEFADNDPLAQLARLVSQEDRPSHVASPAAPHPGERREPEFNLEDELLREFAIYDSPRYEPIALDAANDVRSSVPADEFMQRVESVFARKEPELAPVEQYAPADTEEYLVAEHAADHHAQSDLRDDFSDDPASVAALFDVAQRHAPQQPVEQAPAPTEQAPAYVEPVAYVEPEVHVPEPVAYVEPPVEEPVYSAPVTDHIDPSASHQPDWELMAETSGEAAIDLASELEMSVAEDVPPPVQAAPAIARRSSLDYSSLRLPLANFGSPRPTPVVPKVEEPVAAPAPVAAQFVAPMQAPADHVEPALPVGQKLSAMDELIYDVAKYEIIGRETRIAEPAVKIEPEPVAAPVVQQPVVQKREEPVVAPVVAAQPAAAKTEPDFGDFDAFNDDDFELALDDIDFDIDLSEIANIEVATPPAAAPVVAPQPTPVAQAPVQPKPVVVPAPAPVVVARPQPVVAAPPVARQEPPRPVTPVVVAPAVLEPLPFDPSQIGETEDQPETISEMEVPELPVGVFEPKPVPRRQEEDVDLDTELASLFAPAMTGGLDRNKNAAASRQPQPTQEEVDEFERALEQDFRRSMQEAAETRASVERIPEAELSQPVRYSDDERGGVRRWFVPMAAVLGVVLVGGGTYALMFGGSSGSGSNGAPVIISADSEPTKVVPENPGGRVVPNQDKAVYDRVAGAAPADPKQPSLISSNEQPVDVVQRTLIPEQLPLEGEDEEMDAMTSTPVGETEDPRLLSPDEKAKAAENQNGSPVNVSPRKVRTMIVKPDGTLVAQEVAVPAASAPKADTVEELAAPQANTVAEAAPAVIPASRVPVAPQQPAQPQTPAPVAAAPKPAQTAAPMPASRPAAQPANVVATVTNQGNVRPAPPSQPAQETAAAPTATTNASSAGGYYVQVASLPSQAEAQKSYQSLSAKFGSVIGGRGVDIKAAEIAGKGTFYRVRIPAGDKNEAAALCERLRSAGGSCLIAR is encoded by the coding sequence ATGGTCGAAAAAAATGTCGCGTATAACCGGGACAACCGGGCAGAAGAATTCGCTGACAACGATCCCCTGGCACAATTGGCTCGTCTGGTTAGCCAAGAGGATCGTCCTTCCCACGTTGCTTCCCCGGCTGCGCCGCATCCGGGCGAACGCCGGGAGCCTGAATTCAATCTCGAAGATGAATTGCTTCGCGAATTCGCGATCTACGATTCCCCACGCTACGAACCAATAGCGCTGGATGCTGCGAACGATGTTCGATCGTCCGTTCCCGCTGACGAATTCATGCAGCGTGTCGAATCAGTGTTCGCTCGCAAGGAGCCTGAGCTTGCGCCCGTGGAGCAGTATGCGCCAGCCGATACTGAAGAATATCTGGTGGCGGAACATGCTGCCGATCATCATGCGCAATCCGATCTGCGCGATGATTTCAGCGATGACCCAGCATCCGTTGCTGCCTTGTTCGACGTTGCCCAGCGCCATGCACCGCAGCAGCCTGTTGAGCAGGCGCCCGCACCGACTGAGCAGGCTCCGGCCTATGTCGAGCCTGTTGCCTACGTCGAGCCAGAGGTTCACGTTCCCGAGCCCGTCGCTTATGTCGAACCACCAGTGGAAGAGCCTGTCTATTCCGCACCCGTTACAGATCATATCGATCCTTCTGCATCGCACCAGCCCGACTGGGAGTTGATGGCTGAGACGTCTGGCGAGGCGGCGATCGATCTGGCCAGCGAGCTGGAAATGTCCGTGGCCGAAGACGTTCCGCCGCCTGTGCAGGCAGCGCCCGCCATCGCCCGCCGCTCTTCGCTCGACTATTCGAGCCTTCGTCTTCCGCTTGCCAACTTCGGTTCGCCGCGCCCCACGCCTGTCGTTCCCAAGGTTGAGGAGCCTGTGGCGGCCCCAGCACCTGTTGCTGCGCAATTCGTAGCGCCTATGCAGGCGCCTGCTGATCACGTCGAGCCTGCGCTTCCCGTCGGTCAGAAGCTGTCGGCCATGGACGAGCTGATCTACGACGTTGCAAAATACGAAATCATTGGCCGGGAAACCCGCATTGCCGAGCCTGCTGTCAAAATTGAGCCGGAGCCGGTTGCCGCACCTGTCGTGCAGCAGCCCGTCGTTCAGAAGCGCGAAGAGCCAGTCGTTGCGCCGGTGGTTGCGGCGCAGCCCGCTGCTGCCAAGACAGAGCCTGATTTCGGCGACTTCGATGCCTTCAACGATGATGATTTCGAGTTGGCCTTGGACGATATCGATTTCGACATCGATCTCTCTGAAATTGCCAATATCGAAGTGGCAACGCCCCCCGCTGCTGCGCCGGTCGTCGCTCCGCAGCCCACGCCCGTTGCCCAGGCACCGGTTCAGCCGAAGCCTGTCGTTGTTCCCGCGCCAGCCCCTGTGGTCGTTGCGCGTCCGCAGCCGGTCGTAGCCGCGCCACCAGTCGCCCGTCAGGAGCCACCGCGCCCTGTGACGCCTGTTGTCGTTGCGCCTGCCGTGCTTGAGCCTTTGCCCTTCGATCCGTCGCAGATCGGTGAGACGGAAGACCAGCCTGAAACCATCTCCGAGATGGAAGTGCCTGAACTGCCAGTTGGCGTGTTCGAGCCGAAGCCTGTGCCGCGCCGTCAGGAAGAAGACGTCGACCTCGATACCGAACTGGCATCGCTTTTTGCACCTGCCATGACCGGCGGTCTGGATCGCAACAAGAATGCTGCCGCATCGCGCCAGCCACAGCCGACGCAGGAAGAGGTCGATGAGTTTGAACGCGCGCTAGAGCAGGATTTCCGCCGCAGCATGCAGGAGGCTGCTGAAACCCGCGCTTCCGTCGAACGCATTCCTGAAGCCGAGCTTTCACAGCCTGTCCGCTACAGCGATGACGAGCGCGGTGGTGTTCGCCGCTGGTTCGTTCCTATGGCCGCCGTTCTCGGCGTCGTGCTCGTCGGTGGCGGTACCTATGCGCTGATGTTCGGTGGCTCCTCGGGCTCTGGCTCCAACGGTGCACCTGTCATCATCTCCGCCGATAGTGAGCCGACAAAGGTCGTACCGGAAAATCCGGGCGGTCGTGTGGTGCCGAACCAGGACAAGGCGGTTTACGACCGCGTTGCCGGTGCTGCCCCTGCCGATCCAAAACAGCCGTCGCTGATTTCCAGCAACGAGCAGCCTGTGGACGTGGTTCAGCGCACGTTGATCCCCGAGCAGTTGCCGCTTGAGGGCGAAGACGAAGAAATGGATGCGATGACCTCGACGCCGGTTGGCGAGACCGAGGATCCCCGTCTGTTGTCACCGGACGAGAAGGCTAAGGCTGCTGAAAATCAGAACGGATCGCCGGTCAACGTTTCGCCGCGCAAGGTCCGCACGATGATCGTCAAGCCTGATGGCACGCTGGTTGCGCAGGAAGTTGCCGTACCGGCGGCGTCTGCCCCGAAGGCAGACACGGTCGAGGAACTCGCTGCACCGCAGGCCAACACCGTTGCTGAAGCCGCACCGGCTGTGATCCCCGCATCGCGTGTTCCTGTTGCGCCGCAACAGCCTGCCCAGCCGCAGACACCGGCTCCGGTTGCCGCGGCACCGAAGCCTGCGCAGACAGCAGCACCGATGCCAGCATCGCGCCCTGCTGCACAGCCTGCCAACGTCGTCGCGACGGTTACCAATCAGGGCAATGTTCGCCCGGCACCGCCTTCGCAGCCTGCGCAGGAAACTGCCGCTGCACCGACAGCAACGACCAATGCCTCTTCAGCCGGTGGCTATTATGTGCAGGTCGCCTCGCTGCCAAGCCAGGCCGAAGCCCAGAAGTCTTACCAGAGCCTATCCGCCAAGTTCGGCTCCGTTATCGGCGGTCGCGGCGTGGACATCAAGGCCGCAGAAATCGCCGGCAAGGGCACGTTCTACCGCGTCCGCATTCCCGCTGGCGACAAGAACGAAGCTGCAGCTTTGTGTGAGCGCCTGCGCTCTGCCGGTGGTAGCTGCCTGATTGCTCGCTGA
- a CDS encoding amino acid ABC transporter permease codes for MTAHQISYVRANMVQPEPAPSSQVGITHWLRTKLFATPKDIVLTVLAIAFLVYIIPPLVQWLFIHATWTGTDRTACLTQEQGGALPNGQSGACWAFVNAKFAQFMFGRYPSSEYWRPLLVLAAFVALLIPMLIPKAPFKGLNALLVFIVLPVVAFFLLVGGHFGLSHVETPLWGGLMVTLILSFCGIVVSLPFGILLALGRRSNMPVIKMLCTTFIEVIRGIPLITILFFASIMLPLFLPDGWTFDKFLRALVGVALFASAYMAEVIRGGLQAIPKGQYEGADSLGLNYWQKTRLIVLPQALKLVIPGIVNTFIGLFKDTSLVYIIGMFDLLGIVNLNQSDANWSTPVTPMTGYIFAGFIFWIFCFGMSRYSLFMERHLDTGHKK; via the coding sequence ATGACAGCACATCAAATCTCCTATGTTCGCGCCAATATGGTTCAGCCGGAGCCCGCTCCTTCCAGCCAGGTGGGTATAACCCACTGGCTGAGAACCAAGCTGTTCGCCACGCCGAAAGACATCGTCTTAACCGTGCTGGCCATCGCATTCCTGGTCTACATCATCCCGCCGCTCGTGCAGTGGCTGTTCATCCATGCGACATGGACGGGCACCGACCGCACGGCCTGCCTGACGCAGGAGCAGGGCGGCGCATTGCCGAACGGGCAGTCCGGCGCATGCTGGGCCTTCGTCAATGCGAAGTTCGCGCAGTTCATGTTCGGGCGCTATCCATCGTCTGAATACTGGCGTCCGCTTCTGGTCCTGGCAGCGTTTGTCGCGCTGCTGATCCCGATGCTCATTCCTAAGGCACCGTTCAAGGGCCTGAACGCCCTACTGGTGTTCATCGTCCTGCCTGTGGTGGCCTTCTTCCTGCTGGTTGGCGGTCATTTCGGTCTGTCGCATGTCGAAACGCCGTTGTGGGGCGGATTGATGGTCACGCTGATCCTGTCGTTTTGCGGGATCGTCGTTTCCTTGCCGTTCGGCATTCTGCTGGCACTGGGCCGTCGCTCGAACATGCCGGTCATCAAGATGCTGTGCACGACCTTCATCGAGGTGATCAGAGGCATTCCGCTGATCACCATCCTGTTCTTCGCCAGCATCATGCTGCCGCTGTTCCTGCCCGATGGCTGGACCTTCGACAAGTTCCTGCGCGCACTTGTGGGCGTGGCACTGTTTGCCTCGGCCTATATGGCGGAAGTCATTCGCGGCGGCTTGCAGGCCATTCCGAAGGGACAATATGAGGGTGCGGATTCGCTCGGTCTCAACTACTGGCAGAAGACACGTCTGATCGTTCTGCCGCAGGCGCTGAAGCTCGTCATTCCCGGTATCGTCAACACCTTCATCGGCCTGTTCAAGGATACCTCGCTGGTCTATATCATTGGCATGTTCGACCTCCTGGGTATCGTCAATCTCAACCAGTCGGATGCTAACTGGTCGACACCTGTCACACCTATGACCGGCTATATTTTCGCCGGCTTCATATTCTGGATATTCTGCTTCGGCATGTCGCGGTATTCGCTGTTCATGGAACGGCATCTCGACACTGGACATAAGAAATAA